A window of the Cololabis saira isolate AMF1-May2022 chromosome 19, fColSai1.1, whole genome shotgun sequence genome harbors these coding sequences:
- the LOC133418962 gene encoding uncharacterized protein LOC133418962 translates to MSCVEKRHVNHRMGSMLHHRFPNGFNDMFMDETDREVSTLTDRAFRSLCVGDDAVYNDEFLYGFSPFSCHKPLVGETPKKTHHKEFKKERQHKHTKSDGKPWKQQQQKNISEMSSFLKALSVTEESCELIRNGGASDSNGESWDKSALRSIQRELSEFSSDYNTGLTERHYKNHLHHQSGDASSNKTRKDVGLPSGKSTKIKNGKSMVKLKKLNIKNFFLHSEFSPFQTWTDLKGYPFGQEEAVTTILSTDNTPRWYDLSFYKELAEAHRKETQLTEETRTGQKEAVEPSSPTVHKPVPPPPPPKIMPKPSVTPAEKRCSSSGGDGAAAPWRRNSSRARSALSVNQPGIPHQESNAKAADESLLLVKEVKSVEVKAVEEASSVASTPFSICQLMTPLIPSRQPTETSEILQTVLSPSALELPGRPLSEATLMPEVQVKRESYKSLASSILFNLKDNRKRVKSRYSPPKFKTLELHEGDDRSSQSDHLKQAGSEGSGSGLSTPVISKDGLPVCSPILEPGEPSNVDLAQQDNDRPLSDDYLLSNLLHDKREENPLSPFKHSKMNKSPMVKKQNYPSLNLYKKSITVDSDMKYLQVPLSTNTDPPAETKERDFSPGAQPKNTLKVIKDNSSLLSPHTLEKDRLSSNGKIPPNVSEKTKWVAKDAGDTGVLPTSKEKETGGQTMSTMEVIRAAKEAINIAKNKARSGSHSDSISKRTSDTEQLRPKEMNDNVSKDMFRGRRENMFPESDNILSQNRNEVTGATPVGKNSNVDKEPPPVPKKRLAKSDVQLSQDKLSVDNADKSSNSDSMYIKSDLPQKEKESVQNQSKHKHIFSARQNNYIKHQRYAVKADEQAEEYEEGNLNVNTRMQTDDVSQREMRDSEHIIHDLQALKELERARLGDHVHVNAKSKLETINIEEEAKAKHDMISRELRNIKRGMLSMRGNTSAKREMFTKKEKEQHKQEALAKLDRNAIVNKARVNENYDKAKMALEEIITERKRRRNESTGLRDENPASEENINDEYSETWLQQGHNASRGGIREVIEKQNGSTPALKHRELKERLGDLRDHNQLRQILSQTEPRPGDTHRSGGRIALPDVDRATNELNTPLKAEAKHVRGHSEDTHDSDVSLKGIARKVSEESGEFLMDGCEDKTLDAPPVPPRGKKGVNKRVGSITKEKDAIEKTVLNKNGKFESYEGQLTEIGTGPGIQDIGSEEAVHSQRENSLSTCKPVLTSKIPASENALMSSPDLRAKEPQGHDLQFSMSPTTETSSAKAQDTWRVKRKASLKPDHLSIPDDNVSKSLKADEETVKISNEDANVDTEAVGEDYRDIVSPLLLVNSVNVTQSPPDQASLSSKSSYFSVESTLHRNTEAESNVYHSLENLSGEVEEVEARQTVSPKGSIRPEMEYNCLVDHEEELEDIKHPIKSPLKDLKVQHKDSTDSENIFRDIKVSHKDKDATMSPTNTLSPPLGIPALFKVKDNSFANKLKKVMPAWSPRGSLIGSERVGEEVTQDQANSELPIIKEASASDSTITVAENFKPKVIISSQSPLPMPSPSNIQSEIPKKPQIGGFLTVPQEEDRSSRASASSEGVESLATSQVETVEAAMTAGALVESERTKVPSERSGSTCSGNDSQTGPLKPPAILPKSDRAIQKAIKLTSRRIKKEEAQKLPQRSSQSSSKNKAERHKSDKSEQRSSSSARSGKSSDKKHSGKPQDHHQHSEPHDSTNVNAKIEPRLSCEESQYNRAEISHKSRRRRNDSVENNSQTRHARPSMASERQGRSSDRHTRQNPEQRQCSSDRVISNVPVYKAHVGERPTSDRPFNRSQSIDRYLGGNGQRRLSADVSVNEKLDPRTERIEKSIMDEFQQRGRARDKGNRDNPLRRSHSIDVYSTEVRNPPSLSRQSSHSSQFSRQSSIEHAIVTQSFPMTQRKLLQDPDSGRCFFVDLPVQVKTKTFFDPETGTYLQLPIQPPEGTFSQASTMEVLTPPLVVYHGFVPVSLSPMTQKTVMQAHHVEPEEFEQRHLDRTRQMHYKEGHTYLEPAYGQHDHALGDFMGTEELDCPS, encoded by the coding sequence ATGAGCTGCGTGGAAAAGCGACATGTGAACCATCGGATGGGAAGCATGCTCCACCATCGCTTCCCCAATGGCTTCAATGACATGTTCATGGATGAGACGGATCGGGAGGTCAGCACCCTCACCGACAGAGCCTTCCGGAGTCTCTGTGTTGGAGACGACGCAGTCTACAATGACGAATTTCTTTACGGATTTTCGCCTTTTAGCTGCCACAAACCTTTGGTTGGGGAAACCCCTAAAAAGACTCATCATAAGgaatttaaaaaggaaaggcaACACAAGCACACCAAAAGTGATGGTAAGCCCTGGAAACAGCAGCAACAGAAGAACATTTCAGAAATGTCATCGTTCCTCAAGGCACTCAGCGTCACAGAGGAAAGCTGTGAGCTGATCAGAAATGGAGGTGCATCAGACTCTAACGGGGAATCGTGGGATAAGTCTGCACTTCGCAGCATCCAGAGAGAGCTATCTGAGTTCTCCTCAGATTACAACACTGGTCTTACTGAAAGACACTACAAGAACCATCTGCACCATCAGTCTGGTGATGCTTCATCAAACAAAACACGTAAAGATGTCGGCCTTCCTTCTGGGAAATCAACAAAGATTAAAAATGGGAAATCCATGGTCAAACTAAAAAAACTCAACATCAAAAACTTTTTCCTCCACAGTGAATTCAGTCCTTTCCAGACATGGACAGACTTAAAGGGCTATCCTTTTGGTCAAGAGGAGGCAGTGACCACTATTCTCAGCACAGATAACACCCCTAGATGGTACGACTTGTCGTTTTATAAAGAGCTTGCTGAGGCACATAGAAAAGAGACCCAACTTACAGAGGAGACACGGACAGGCCAGAAAGAAGCAGTCGAGCCATCTTCCCCCACTGTTCACAAACCagtccctccccctcctccaccaAAGATCATGCCAAAGCCCTCAGTCACTCCAGCTGAAAAGAGGTGCTCCTCCAGTGGTGGGGATGGAGCTGCTGCCCCCTGGAGGCGCAACAGCTCCAGGGCAAGAAGTGCTCTTTCAGTCAATCAGCCTGGGATACCACATCAGGAGAGCAATGCCAAAGCAGCGGATGAAAGTCTTTTGTTGGTCAAAGAAGTTAAATCTGTGGAAGTGAAAGCAGTTGAGGAGGCCAGCTCTGTGGCCTCCACCCCGTTCAGCATCTGTCAGCTGATGACTCCCCTCATCCCCTCCAGACAACCGACAGAAACATCAGAAATTCTTCAAACGGTCCTGTCGCCCTCTGCCCTCGAGCTTCCAGGCAGGCCTCTCTCCGAGGCCACATTGATGCCTGAAGTTCAAGTGAAGCGGGAGAGCTACAAATCACTTGCCTCTAGCATCCTCTTCAACCTGAAAGACAACCGGAAGAGGGTGAAGAGCCGTTACAGCCCACCTAAATTCAAAACATTAGAGCTTCATGAAGGTGATGACCGGTCTTCTCAATCAGATCATTTGAAACAAGCTGGTTCTGAGGGCAGTGGATCTGGTTTGAGCACTCCTGTCATCTCCAAAGATGGGCTGCCAGTTTGCAGTCCTATTTTGGAACCTGGAGAACCCTCAAATGTTGATCTTGCACAGCAGGATAATGACAGGCCTCTGTCAGATGATTATTTGTTGTCAAATCTGCTGCACGATAAAAGAGAGGAGAACCCCCTTTCTCCATTTAAAcactcaaaaatgaacaaaagccCCATGGTTAAAAAGCAAAATTACCCCTCTCTGAATTTGTATAAAAAATCCATTACTGTTGACAGTGATATGAAATATCTTCAAGTCCCTCTGAGCACCAACACAGATCCACCCGCAGAGACAAAAGAGAGAGATTTTTCTCCAGGAGCACAGCCAAAGAATACTTTAAAAGTCATTAAGGATAATTCCTCCCTACTTTCACCCCACACTCTTGAGAAAGACAGGCTGTCATCAAATGGGAAAATCCCCCCAAATGTCTCAGAGAAAACTAAATGGGTGGCCAAAGATGCAGGAGACACTGGAGTCCTGCCGACTTCCAAGGAAAAAGAAACAGGTGGCCAAACCATGAGTACAATGGAGGTCATCAGAGCAGCAAAGGAAGCAATTAATATAGCCAAAAACAAAGCTCGATCAGGAAGTCATTCAGATAGTATCAGTAAGAGGACGTCTGACACTGAACAACTGAGGCCAAAAGAAATGAATGACAACGTTTCAAAAGACATGTTTAGAGGCAGGAGAGAAAATATGTTCCCagaaagtgacaacattttatCCCAAAATAGAAATGAAGTCACTGGTGCAACACCGGTTGGCAAAAATAGTAATGTAGACAAAGAGCCTCCACCGGTTCCAAAGAAACGTTTAGCTAAATCAGATGTTCAACTGTCTCAAGACAAACTATCGGTAGATAATGCTGACAAATCCTCGAACAGCGATTCGATGTATATAAAATCAGATTTAccacaaaaagaaaaggaatcGGTCCAAAACCAAAGCAAGCACAAACATATATTCTCAGCCAGACAGAACAATTATATTAAACATCAGAGATATGCTGTGAAAGCTGATGAGCAGGCAGAGGAGTATGAAGAAGGAAACCTGAATGTGAATACAAGAATGCAAACAGATGATGTGTCACAAAGAGAAATGAGAGATAGCGAACACATAATTCATGATTTGCAGGCTTTGAAAGAGCTAGAAAGGGCAAGACTTGGTGATCACGTACATGTTAATGCAAAGAGCAAACTGGAGACTATTAACATAGAGGAGGAGGCAAAGGCGAAACACGATATGATCTCTAGAGAGCTTCGGAATATAAAGAGAGGGATGCTATCAATGAGGGGGAACACCTCAGCTAAGAGAGAAATGTTtacaaagaaagagaaggagCAGCATAAGCAGGAAGCGTTGGCAAAGTTAGACCGTAATGCGATCGTGAACAAAGCGCGTGTAAATGAAAACTATGACAAAGCCAAAATGGCTCTTGAAGAGATCATCACCGAACGCAAGAGGAGAAGGAATGAATCCACAGGATTAAGGGATGAAAATCCAGCATCAGAGGAGAACATTAATGACGAATATTCTGAAACATGGCTACAGCAAGGTCACAATGCTTCTAGGGGTGGCATCAGAGAGGtcattgaaaaacaaaatggtAGCACCCCTGCACTCAAACACAGAGAACTAAAAGAGAGATTAGGCGATTTAAGAGATCATAATCAACTGAGACAAATCTTATCACAAACTGAGCCTAGACCAGGTGACACACACAGATCAGGGGGTAGGATAGCACTTCCTGATGTTGACAGGGCTACCAATGAGCTAAACACACCCCTGAAGGCCGAGGCTAAACATGTAAGAGGTCACTCAGAGGATACTCATGATTCAGATGTCAGTTTGAAAGGAATAGCGAGGAAAGTGTCTGAAGAGAGTGGAGAATTtttaatggatggatgtgagGATAAAACGCTAGAtgctcctcctgttcctcccaGGGGCAAAAAAGGGGTGAATAAGAGAGTTGGAAGTATAACTAAAGAGAAAGATGCCATTGAAAAAACTGTCTTAAACAAAAATGGGAAGTTTGAAAGCTATGAGGGGCAATTAACTGAAATAGGGACAGGCCCAGGAATACAAGACATAGGTAGTGAAGAAGCTGTGCACAGTCAAAGGGAAAACAGTCTCTCTACATGTAAGCCGGTTTTAACTTCAAAAATCCCAGCATCTGAAAATGCATTAATGTCATCACCAGATCTCAGAGCAAAGGAACCTCAGGGACATGACTTGCAATTTAGTATGAGCCCCACAACTGAAACCAGCAGTGCTAAGGCACAGGATACATGGAGGGTCAAGCGAAAGGCCTCTTTAAAACCAGACCATTTAAGCATACCAGATGACAATGTAAGCAAGAGTCTCAAAGCAGATGAAGAAACTGTCAAAATTAGCAATGAGGATGCTAACGTGGATACAGAGGCTGTTGGTGAAGATTACAGAGACATAGTGTCCCCCTTACTCCTGGTAAATAGTGTCAATGTCACTCAGAGTCCACCTGATCAAGCTAGCTTGTCCTCAAAATCCTCCTACTTCTCAGTGGAAAGTACACTCCACAGAAACACTGAGGCTGAGTCAAATGTCTACCACTCTTTGGAGAACTTGTCAGGAGAGGTGGAGGAAGTTGAGGCGAGGCAGACTGTTTCACCGAAAGGTTCAATCAGACCAGAAATGGAATATAATTGTTTAGTTGATCatgaagaagagctggaggataTAAAGCATCCAATAAAATCTCCTCTGAAAGACCTAAAGGTGCAACACAAGGACAGCACAGACAGTGAAAATATATTTAGGGATATAAAAGTATCACATAAAGATAAGGATGCAACAATGTCACCAACCAATACTCTCTCTCCGCCTTTGGGCATCCCGGCCTTGTTTAAAGTAAAAGATAACAGCTTCGCTAATAAGCTTAAAAAGGTTATGCCAGCTTGGTCACCAAGAGGGagtctgattggttcagagagGGTAGGTGAAGAGGTAACTCAGGATCAGGCAAATTCAGAGCTCCCTATAATTAAAGAAGCTTCCGCTAGCGACAGCACCATAACTGTGGCAGAAAACTTTAAACCTAAAGTTATTATATCAAGTCAGTCACCACTCCCGATGCCCTCGCCTTCGAATATTCAAAGTGAAATCCCAAAGAAACCTCAAATTGGAGGTTTCCTGACTGTCCCTCAGGAGGAAGACAGATCTTCTAGGGCGTCTGCATCATCTGAAGGTGTGGAGAGCCTAGCAACAAGCCAAGTTGAAACAGTTGAGGCAGCAATGACTGCTGGTGCTCTTGTAGAGAGTGAAAGGACAAAGGTTCCCAGTGAACGATCGGGTTCCACCTGTAGCGGTAATGACAGTCAAACTGGCCCGCTCAAGCCACCAGCCATCTTGCCAAAATCTGACAGGGCAATTCAAAAAGCCATTAAGCTTACCAGCAGAAGGATAAAGAAGGAGGAGGCCCAGAAATTGCCCCAGAGGTCCTCCCAAAGCAGCAGCAAAAACAAAGCAGAAAGACACAAGAGTGATAAATCAGAgcagagaagcagcagcagtGCTAGATCTGGCAAGAGTAGTGACAAAAAACATAGCGGAAAACCTCAAGATCACCATCAACACAGTGAACCTCATGACAGTACTAACGTGAATGCCAAAATTGAGCCGCGACTGAGCTGTGAGGAAAGCCAATACAACAGAGCGGAAATTAGCCACAAGTCTCGGAGAAGAAGGAATGATTCAGTGGAAAACAACAGCCAGACCAGACATGCACGACCCAGTATGGCTTCAGAAAGACAGGGACGAAGTAGCGACAGACACACTCGACAGAATCCCGAGCAAAGACAGTGCAGCAGTGACAGGGTCATCAGTAACGTACCTGTGTACAAAGCTCATGTTGGAGAAAGACCCACATCAGACAGGCCATTCAATCGATCACAAAGCATTGATAGGTACTTAGGAGGTAATGGACAGCGCAGGCTCAGCGCAGATGTGTCAGTCAATGAGAAGCTCGATCCTAGGACCGAGCGTATTGAGAAATCCATCATGGATGAATTTCAGCAAAGAGGCCGAGCTAGAGACAAGGGGAACCGAGACAACCCACTGAGACGAAGCCACAGTATCGATGTATACAGCACTGAAGTACGTAACCCTCCCTCCCTGTCTCGCCAATCAAGCCACTCTAGTCAATTTTCTCGCCAGTCTAGCATTGAGCACGCCATTGTTACACAGTCCTTCCCCATGACCCAACGAAAGCTCCTCCAGGATCCAGACTCGGGGCGGTGCTTTTTTGTCGACCTGCCTGTACAAGTCAAGACGAAAACCTTCTTTGATCCTGAGACAGGAACCTATCTGCAGCTGCCAATTCAGCCTCCAGAGGGCACCTTTTCTCAGGCATCCACAATGGAGGTTCTAACTCCTCCGCTAGTGGTTTACCATGGCTTTGTCCCAGTTTCTCTGTCTCCGATGACCCAGAAAACAGTCATGCAAGCACATCATGTGGAACCGGAGGAGTTTGAGCAAAGGCACCTGGACAGAACAAGGCAGATGCACTATAAGGAGGGACATACGTATTTAGAGCCTGCTTACGGTCAACATGACCATGCGTTAGGGGACTTCATGGGCACAGAGGAGCTGGACTGTCCCAGCTGA